Proteins co-encoded in one Vigna radiata var. radiata cultivar VC1973A unplaced genomic scaffold, Vradiata_ver6 scaffold_265, whole genome shotgun sequence genomic window:
- the LOC106755144 gene encoding uncharacterized protein At4g38062 — protein sequence MGKVYEELDDAKAEIEELKAELRAKTDLVENLKKSHNAQIKQIQEAKFKAEKLDQKLLQQEDEISEAKLECEDLKGNLNRKETIIKHLSAANDKLRADCDDKLKKLEEEKRGLVLALEEENEKTQNQEQQIYMCKQDIERLKGCLLVSKDKSVESEKKNRVSKELRERDDMLQKLEEESRKVEDQLKWKKEQFKHLEEAHDRLRQQFKSCKKEWEMEQSTLIDEISSLQTRLDSQTRISEDLQHQIHNCHQALAHVESQKKRLEVEVSNLKVELDNASNEYQGSRLQLDCLNTDRDKDIADLRYLLKTKEAYNKESKYRIDKLEQENQELRMSLKELQEAQIQEAGASYSHSKLRSRLRSLEQTHRECSPTLKAKEAEWNLKLKQLTADLNTCQSELETKIEAVEGLQTELERSHSLSIEMKLLNEEMSVMLLVLKQGISEAHLKHVSDKDEMDLINKAREEEIFQLMKQLDMKDAVLMSAQKNINEEREIAACFREGECNGFNNELLQNELDRHNVLQNELQNELEESTMSQLILKEKVLHMECNFKEQLKEIHDALDSVIIELDETICERNEVEFELQIWKSIVERLKNELEENHVVRRELETSLLVQVDFGESLKQEKDSLVYMLEEKERSLNYQHQQVELLEHELRARGESAGSFESDNVRYLQMIAEKDKILEELQKEFEKTVIEKGTIERTFEDEKNNLVQLMEGKDKRMDELMQQVTSLEQQFTDSLTTFSLQLSEKQAEIDLVREAYDKITASQILAALEIEEKKLMVVQLEDDIHAIQQKLKLQEENWTQSEQLALVTEVELSAKQAKVMELNDQMVTKLRKSDALLQKLKIENGKLLENATGLSSERESLLAFIQGFSDKISGFSAEDTLLLDRLRSMVQSFENGCPVMDLKTNGGFHVKENMFIQSPTRMKKLEANSDTRSPFKELNLLEE from the coding sequence ATGGGCAAGGTTTACGAAGAGCTCGATGACGCAAAAGCAGAAATAGAGGAACTGAAGGCAGAGCTTAGAGCCAAGACAGATTTGGTTGAGAACTTGAAGAAATCCCATAATGCACAGATCAAACAGATACAGGAAGCAAAGTTCAAAGCTGAGAAGCTGGACCAAAAACTGCTTCAACAGGAAGATGAAATCTCTGAGGCAAAGCTGGAATGTGAAGATCTCAAAGGGAATTTGAATAGAAAGGAGACAATAATCAAACATCTCAGTGCTGCAAATGATAAACTTCGAGCGGATTGTGATGACAAGTTGAAAaagttggaagaagaaaaaagagggTTGGTGTTGGCCTTAGAGGAGGAAAATGAGAAGACACAGAACCAGGAACAACAGATTTATATGTGCAAACAAGATATTGAAAGACTGAAAGGTTGTCTTTTGGTTTCGAAGGATAAATCTGTGGaatcagagaaaaaaaacagaGTATCCAAAGAACTGAGAGAAAGAGATGACATGCTCCAGAAATTAGAGGAGGAAAGCAGGAAGGTGGAAGATCaattaaaatggaagaaagaacaGTTTAAGCATCTAGAAGAAGCACATGATAGACTTCGACAGCAGTTTAAGTCTTGCAAGAAGGAGTGGGAGATGGAACAATCTACATTGATAGATGAGATTTCTTCACTTCAGACAAGGTTAGACTCTCAGACCAGAATATCAGAGGATTTACAACACCAGATACACAATTGCCATCAAGCTCTTGCTCATGTAGAAAGCCAGAAAAAGCGGCTGGAAGTCGAAGTTTCTAATCTTAAGGTGGAGCTTGACAATGCTAGTAATGAGTACCAGGGTTCTAGGTTACAGCTAGATTGCTTAAACACTGACCGTGACAAAGATATTGCAGATTTGAGATATTTGCTGAAAACAAAAGAGGCCTATAATAAAGAGTCAAAATACAGAATTGATAAGCTAGAGCAAGAAAATCAAGAGCTGCGGATGTCTCTTAAAGAACTCCAGGAAGCTCAAATTCAAGAGGCAGGAGCTTCATATTCGCATTCAAAGTTGCGGTCCAGGCTCAGAAGTTTGGAACAAACTCATAGAGAGTGTTCCCCTACTTTAAAGGCTAAAGAAGCTGAGTGGAACTTAAAACTAAAACAGTTGACAGCAGACCTGAATACATGTCAATCTGAGTTGGAAACTAAAATTGAAGCAGTTGAAGGCCTCCAGACGGAACTAGAAAGGTCTCATTCTTTATCCATTGAGATGAAGTTATTGAATGAGGAGATGTCTGTGATGCTGTTAGTGTTGAAACAGGGAATTTCTGAGGCTCATTTGAAGCATGTTAGTGATAAGGATGAGATGGACCTCATCAATAAAGCGAGAGAAGAGGAGATTTTTCAACTGATGAAACAGTTGGATATGAAAGACGCTGTTTTGATGAGTGCCcagaaaaacataaatgaagAACGTGAGATAGCAGCATGTTTTAGAGAGGGTGAGTGTAATGGATTCAACAATGAACTACTGCAAAATGAACTGGATAGGCACAACGTTTTGCAAAATGAACTGCAAAATGAGCTGGAGGAATCAACCATGAGTCAGCTGATTCTCAAAGAGAAGGTTTTGCATATGGAATGTAACTTTAAAGAACAGCTTAAAGAAATTCATGATGCTTTAGACAGTGTAATCATTGAATTGGATGAGACAATATGTGAAAGAAATGAAGTGGAATTTGAATTGCAAATATGGAAGTCAATTGTTGAACGCTTGAAGAATGAACTAGAAGAAAATCATGTGGTGCGTAGAGAACTGGAAACATCACTTCTTGTACAAGTAGACTTTGGCGAAAGCCTCAAGCAAGAGAAAGACAGCTTGGTTTATATGttagaagagaaagagaggagcCTAAATTATCAGCACCAACAAGTTGAGCTATTGGAACATGAACTAAGAGCGAGGGGAGAATCAGCTGGGTCCTTTGAATCTGATAATGTCAGATATCTCCAGATGATAGCGGAAAAGGACAAGATTCTAGAAGAGCTCcagaaagaatttgaaaaaactGTGATTGAGAAAGGCACGATAGAAAGAACCTTTGAGGATGAGAAAAATAATCTTGTCCAGCTTATGGAAGGAAAAGACAAGAGAATGGATGAACTTATGCAGCAAGTGACTTCACTGGAGCAGCAGTTCACTGACTCGTTGACCACCTTTTCTTTACAGCTTTCTGAGAAGCAGGCTGAAATTGATCTCGTCCGGGAAGCTTATGACAAGATTACAGCGTCTCAGATTCTAGCTGCTcttgaaattgaagagaagaagttgatGGTAGTGCAACTTGAGGATGACATTCATGCTATACAGCAGAAACTGAAATTGCAGGAGGAAAACTGGACCCAATCAGAGCAACTTGCATTGGTTACTGAAGTAGAATTGAGTGCAAAACAAGCCAAAGTAATGGAGTTGAATGATCAAATGGTGACTAAGCTAAGAAAGTCAGATGCTTTACTTCAGAAACTCAAGATAGAGAATGGAAAATTGCTTGAAAATGCTACGGGACTATCATCAGAAAGGGAAAGTTTGTTAGCTTTCATTCAGGGATTCAGTGACAAAATCAGTGGGTTCTCTGCTGAAGACACTCTATTATTGGACAGGTTGAGAAGTATGGTTCAGTCTTTTGAGAATGGTTGTCCAGTAATGGATTTGAAAACAAATGGTGGTTTCCATGTAAAGGAGAATATGTTTATTCAATCTCCCACCAGAATGAAGAAACTTGAAGCCAATTCTGATACTAGATCACCATTCAAGGAGCTAAATTTGTTAGAAGAATAG
- the LOC106755156 gene encoding uncharacterized protein LOC106755156 gives MEGARRLQGQSIGVFNEGIGLLLFRWSALRTAVENEWGGRESRVKADQLVADVLSWFTQSKEPLYIDDLEDILDQGMLSLNVEVEDGSIEEVAEKLMVMHEEFLDGNFSSFENLRKAKVEHGPHTTQIVNEGEDESEEDGDNETMSVDGNSSSMNTEILSYSNNNSVNEPRPNVSGEVDDGWVVVSNKRNKGRKN, from the exons ATGGAGGGTGCTCGACGGCTACAGGGACAGTCTATAGGAGTTTTCAATGAAGGAATTGGGTTACTCCTTTTTCGTTGGTCGGCTCTTCGAACTGCTGTCGAGAACGAATGGGGTGGCCGTGAGTCTCGCGTCAAAGCTGATCAACTTGTAGCCGATGTTCTTTCGTGGTTCACTCAATCAAAAG AGCCACTTTACATTGATGACTTAGAAGACATACTGGATCAAGGTATGCTTTCTCTCAATGTGGAGGTCGAAGATGGCAGCATTGAAGAG GTGGCTGAAAAATTAATGGTAATGCATGAAGAATTCTTGGATGGAAATTTTAGTTCTTTTGAAAATCTCAGGAAAGCCAAAGTCGAGCATGGTCCTCACACAACACAG atTGTAAATGAAGGTGAAGATGAGAGTGAGGAAGATGGTGATAATGAAACCATGAGTGTGGATGGTAATTCTTCAAGCATGAATACAGAGATTCTCAGTTATTCAAACAATAATTCAGTTAATGAGCCCCGGCCGAATGTTTCAGGCGAAGTAGATGATGGATGGGTTGTAGTTTCGAACAAAAGAAATAAGGGtagaaaaaattag